One window from the genome of Cryptomeria japonica chromosome 6, Sugi_1.0, whole genome shotgun sequence encodes:
- the LOC131035672 gene encoding uncharacterized protein LOC131035672, which translates to MKEEGKTGPTSKPKKRTSRSSKAGLHFPVGRIARYLKKGKYAKRVGAGASVYLAAVLQYLASELLELAGNVARDNKKARIVPRHIMLAIHSDQEISKLLSTVTIANGGFLPGFFVCLRPTFWPKKSSGSSRSRAYDRYWF; encoded by the exons atgaaagaagaaggaaAGACAGGCCCAACAAGTAAGCCAAAGAAGAGAACGTCGCGGAGCTCAAAGGCTGGTCTGCATTTCCCCGTTGGCCGAATCGCCCGCTATCTCAAGAAAGGTAAGTATGCCAAGCGGGTCGGTGCAGGAGCCTCTGTTTATCTTGCAGCTGTCCTCCAGTACCTGGCTTCTGAG CTTTTGGAGCTTGCGGGCAATGTCGCCCGGGACAACAAGAAGGCGAGGATAGTCCCCAGACACATTATGCTAGCCATCCACAGTGATCAGGAAATCAGCAAGCTCTTGAGCACCGTCACCATTGCAAATGGTGGCTTTCTGCCTGGTTTCTTCGTTTGCTTACGGCCCACCTTTTGgcccaaaaagagttccggttccTCTAGGTCTCGCGCCTATGATAGGTATTGGTTTTAG